A genomic segment from uncultured Desulfuromonas sp. encodes:
- a CDS encoding virulence RhuM family protein has protein sequence MNKHLPETSSDILIYQTEDGQTRIDVRLEDGTVWLPQAALSELFQVTKQNISLHLKNIFSEGELFKDSVVKEYLTTATDGKSYRTKHYNLDAILAVGYRVRSHRGTQFRRWATELLNEYLVKGFVMDDERLKNIGTPFGADYFDELLERIRDIRASEKRFYRKITDIYATAVDYDSHSEPAQTFFQTVQNKLHWAVTGHTAAELIADRADAEKPNMGLTSWKGAKVRKLDVAVAKNYLSAEELDGLNRIVTMYLDYAEDQARRQRPMTMEEWAAKLDAFLSFNEREVLDHAGHVRAEVARQLAQAEYDKFNTWRLEEEAQGEDEFERAVKGIEQKGRNK, from the coding sequence ATGAACAAACACCTGCCGGAAACCAGCTCCGATATTCTGATTTATCAGACCGAAGACGGGCAGACCAGGATTGACGTGCGTCTCGAGGATGGAACGGTCTGGTTGCCGCAAGCCGCTCTGTCGGAGCTATTTCAGGTAACCAAGCAGAATATTAGCCTGCATCTGAAGAATATTTTTTCAGAAGGAGAGTTGTTCAAAGATTCAGTTGTCAAGGAATACTTGACAACTGCCACAGACGGTAAAAGTTACCGAACAAAGCACTACAACCTTGATGCCATTCTCGCGGTCGGTTACCGGGTGCGTTCGCATCGCGGCACCCAGTTTCGGCGCTGGGCTACCGAATTGCTGAACGAATATTTGGTTAAAGGCTTCGTCATGGACGACGAGCGGTTGAAGAATATCGGCACCCCGTTCGGCGCGGATTATTTCGATGAGCTGCTCGAACGCATCCGCGATATCCGTGCCTCCGAAAAGCGCTTTTACCGCAAAATCACTGATATCTACGCCACCGCCGTTGACTATGATTCCCATAGCGAACCGGCACAGACCTTTTTCCAGACTGTGCAGAACAAACTCCACTGGGCCGTCACCGGCCACACCGCCGCTGAACTGATCGCCGACCGCGCCGATGCCGAAAAGCCGAACATGGGGCTCACCAGCTGGAAAGGTGCCAAGGTGCGCAAGCTCGATGTCGCGGTCGCCAAAAATTATCTGAGCGCCGAAGAGCTGGACGGCCTCAACCGCATCGTCACCATGTATCTCGATTACGCCGAAGACCAAGCTCGTCGTCAGCGCCCCATGACCATGGAGGAATGGGCCGCCAAGCTCGATGCGTTTTTGAGTTTCAACGAACGCGAAGTTCTCGACCATGCCGGGCATGTGCGTGCTGAAGTGGCCAGGCAATTGGCTCAGGCCGAGTATGACAAATTCAACACCTGGCGATTGGAGGAAGAAGCGCAGGGGGAAGATGAATTTGAGCGGGCGGTGAAGGGGATTGAGCAGAAGGGGCGTAATAAATGA
- a CDS encoding restriction endonuclease subunit S, translated as MKSPFDWEKKLIEELCDFTNGYGFKSKEWAKTGLPIIRIQNLNGSRNFNYYQGEPNDSWIVEPGDLLFAWAGVPGVSFGPTLWNGPKGVLNQHIYKVEPSKGIRKDWLFLALKIVTSRIEKKAHGFKSSLLHINKTDITEQVVFVPEESEQREIAKTLGVWERTINLTEQLIAEKQERRKGLMQGLLSGKRRLPGFSGGWKVKLIGNLLAESRIPGSNGENAKKLSVQLHGRGVRLKNEIRQGSASTSYFIRKSGQFIYSKLDFLNGAFGIVPDELDGFESTLDLPAFDVSDKLNKQWLLYYVTRKEYYSQQLGLANGGRKARRVNPKAFLGSKIAFPEKAEQDEIVRVLDISGREISLLNEKLTALREQKKGLMQQLLTGKIRVKT; from the coding sequence ATGAAATCCCCTTTCGATTGGGAAAAAAAGCTAATTGAAGAACTGTGTGATTTTACAAATGGTTATGGATTTAAATCCAAGGAATGGGCCAAGACTGGCTTGCCTATTATTAGAATTCAAAATTTAAACGGCTCACGAAACTTCAATTATTACCAAGGAGAACCCAATGATTCCTGGATTGTAGAACCGGGGGATCTTTTGTTTGCATGGGCGGGTGTGCCAGGAGTCTCATTCGGTCCGACTCTTTGGAATGGGCCAAAAGGTGTTTTGAATCAGCATATTTACAAAGTTGAGCCTAGCAAAGGCATAAGAAAAGACTGGCTTTTCCTAGCTCTTAAAATAGTAACATCACGGATAGAGAAAAAAGCTCACGGATTTAAAAGCTCGTTATTACATATTAATAAAACAGATATTACAGAGCAGGTGGTATTTGTTCCTGAAGAGAGCGAGCAAAGAGAAATAGCTAAAACTCTTGGTGTCTGGGAGCGCACCATCAACCTCACCGAACAATTGATTGCCGAAAAACAAGAACGTCGCAAAGGTTTGATGCAGGGGCTGCTTTCCGGTAAGCGCAGGTTGCCGGGATTTAGTGGGGGATGGAAAGTTAAGTTGATTGGTAACCTTCTAGCCGAAAGTCGAATTCCAGGAAGCAACGGGGAGAATGCAAAAAAACTTTCCGTGCAATTGCATGGCCGGGGGGTTCGCCTCAAAAATGAAATTCGTCAAGGCAGTGCTTCAACGTCTTACTTTATTCGTAAATCAGGTCAATTCATTTACAGCAAGCTTGATTTTTTGAATGGCGCATTCGGGATTGTTCCTGACGAACTGGACGGGTTCGAAAGCACACTCGATTTGCCGGCATTTGATGTTTCTGACAAGCTCAATAAGCAATGGCTCCTCTATTATGTCACGCGTAAGGAATATTATTCACAGCAACTGGGTCTAGCAAACGGTGGGCGAAAGGCCAGGAGGGTAAATCCAAAAGCATTTCTTGGTTCAAAAATTGCCTTTCCTGAAAAAGCAGAACAGGATGAAATTGTCCGGGTGCTAGATATTTCCGGTCGAGAAATATCTCTGCTTAATGAAAAACTCACCGCCCTGCGCGAGCAGAAAAAAGGACTGATGCAGCAATTGCTGACGGGAAAAATCCGTGTAAAAACATAG